The genomic stretch CGCTCAAGAAAGAAGAACGCTGTTGAAGCAATTAATGCCATTGAGATTAACCAAAATGAAATACCAACGAAGTCACTAGATTGAAGTACAGAGCTATGTTCAGCAAAAGCTGGTGCTGAAAAACCAAGCAACGCGACTACGCCCAACCACATACGCTTACTAGAAATTTTTAAATCTTTAATCATTTAATTCTCCTAAAGGATAATTTTAGTGTAGATACAACTTTTAACACTTTTTTACAGCATTGATACAATATGCCTAAAATTTAGTATTAACAACCTTAAATTTTTTATGGGTATATAGCGTCTATTTCGGACATTCAAAAACGTCGATGGAAGCCATGCTGGGCCTCATTGGGGGCATTTAAGTGACGGATGACAATCAGAGTGTTGCTGTTTGGGAGGCTGTTGCTAAGAGTGAAAACTCAGCAAATTCTCAAATAAAAGTGACGGAAACAGCGATAGAATTCGATCACAATTAAAGTGTTTAGGCGTTTAAATCAGACTTATTTCTGTTGAGTGATCGGTGTTACTTTACTTCTTTGCCGTCAATGTAAGTGCTTTTGTACTTAAGGCTGCCATCTTTATTCCAAGCCGTTTCTTCGCCTTCTTTTTTGCCATTAACGAGTGTGCTTTGAACGCGCTTCTGGCCATTTTCGTACCACAGCGTAAAAGTGCCATGTTCAAGGCCCGCTTTGTAGTTGGCTTCTAATTTGATTTGACCATTTTCGTACCATTGCTTCCAAACGCCATCTTCTTTGTCATCGAGATAATTCGTTTGAATATAAAGACCGCCACTCGCATACCAAAAGGTTTCGAGACCTTGCTTTTTACCTTTGATGACATTCACTTCATATTTTGGTTTGCCATCCGCGTAATGCTCTTTCTGAACGCCAGTAAAATTTTTATCAAAAATCGTTTGTGCGAAACTGGTGCTAATAGATAAAACAAAAAATAAGGTCATTGCTAAGGTTATTACATAGTGGCTGAGTGTTTTCATGGCTAAGTTCTTTAATAAGTCAGTTTTTAAGATAGCCTATTCAGATATTTGTTCCAAGTTTTTTAACTATAAAAAGGTCTTAGCTAGATAAGTATAAACAGGGATGCCGATCAAGATATTCAGGGGAAAGGTAATGCCTAGCGACATCCCCATATAAAGTGCTGGCTTAACCTCGGGAAGCGCATGCTTCAGTACCGCAGGTACTGCAATATAAGAAGCGCTCGCTGCAAGTACCATGAGCAAGATCGTCTCACCCAAACCAAACCCCAATAGCTTGGAGATGATGAGTGCGATTGAGGCATGGACAAAAGGTGCCACGAGGCCATAAACCAAAGTGAGCTTTGGTGTGTTCTTTAAATAACCGAAACTTTTTGCGGCTTGTAGGCCCATATCCAATAAAAAGAAAGAAAGCATGCCTTTGAATAAATCAATTGAAAATGGAGCCATGACTGTATGGCCTGCGTCGCCGCTTAAGTAGCCAACTAACATCGATCCAAGTAACAAAATTTGACCGCCATCGGTAAATGATTCATGTAATATTTTTGAAAGGCCTTTTCCTTGATGACGGTCAGCAGAAGTCGATGACCTGGCTTTATTGGCAAGAATGATGGCTAAAATAATCGCGGGTGATTCCATTAACGCCATGGCTGCAGCCATGTAGCCTCCATATTGAATGTCAGCCAGATCAAGCGTTTGAGTGGCAGTGATAAAAGTAACCGCACTGATGGATCCGTAAGTCGCAGCAATCGCGGCTGCATCTAATTTATTTAGGTGGTGGCTAAGTAAAGCGTAGGCAAGCAGCGGCACTAACACGGCCAGTAAGATCGCACTCCCCAGTACTAATGTGATTTCTGCAGTAATGCCTGATTGATGAAGCGCAAATCCGCCCTTCAATCCCAGTGCCATTAATAAATACAAAGATAAAAATCTTGTGACTGGCTGAGGAATTTCTAAGTTTGATTTTAATAAGCCAGCGCTCACGCCAAAGATAAAAAAGAGGATGGCTGGATCTAAAAAGTTATGCATTATTTTTTCTTGGTGATTTTAATGGCTGAATTTTAAGTAAGAATTAAAATAGAGTAAAATCAATAATTATTAATAAAGCTATAGATAAAAATCTATGAACATTAGTTTTAGACAACTTAGACTTTTTAAAGCATTTGCAGAGACAGGCAGTGTGACAGCGGCTGCTAAGTTAATGCATGTGACTCAGCCGACTGCGTCAATGCAACTTAAAGACCTAAGCAATGCGGTTGGTCTTCCATTGTTTGAATTCGTTGGAAAAAAAGTTTACTTAACAGAAGCCGGAAAAAAATTGGCGGTCACGGCGCAATCTATTGCTCAAGAGTGGGAAGCCTTTGATCAAACTATTTCATCAATTAAGGGATTGGAGAGAGGTACGCTCAAAATTTCTGTGGTGAGTACTGCAAAATATTTCATTCCAAAATTAGTGGGAAATTTTTGTGCAGATCATCCAGGGGTGGATATTGCTTTGGAGGTGTTGAACAGAGATGCAGTGATTGCAAGATTAGAAAACAATTTAGATGACATGGCCATCATGACTCAGCCGCCGGCGCATTTAGAGATTCAGGATGAGGTGTTTTTGGACAATCCTTTGGTTTGTATCGCAGCAAAGAATCACCCTTTAGTAGGTAAGAAAATAAGTCTTAACGATATTGCCCATGAGTTTTTTGTGATGCGTGAAGTCGGATCTGGCACGAGGATGTCTTGTGACTTATTCTTTAAAAATAAAAGAATTTCGCCCAATGTGAGGTTGACGCTTGGCAGTAATGAAGCCATTAAACATGCTGTTGGAAGTGGCTTGGGACTCTCGATTGTTTCAATGCATTCACTGACTGAGCACGACTTGAAAGTCTTAGTGTCCGTATTAAATATGAGTGATTTCCCAATTAAATCTCAATGGCACATTGTGAGTTTGAAAGGCAAGAAGATGAGTCCTATTGCCCAAATATTCCATGATCATTTGCTCGAAAAAGTCAGCGAAATTAATGAGAGTCTAGAACACATCTACTAACATCTTCGCAAAGTAAACTGATACTTGAATTCAACGCATTTCAAAGAGTTCAAGTCAAAGAATTCAAGGGTTCTGGATACGTCTGATTTTCTCAACGCGAAGCTGACGTGTAATCGTTCTAACTTCTAATTTTTGCTTATTTTTAGCATAGTAAAACCAGCAGCCATCTAACTCCATTGAGACACAATCAACAACTTCTAGCATTCCCTGCGCATAAAGTTCTTGCGCATATAAACTACTGTTTGAAATCTTGAGGTTAGGAATGGGCTTCCATTGATGCGCGATTAAGCCCTTTTTGACCTCCTCGTATGTCGTGCCTTGATCAAAACTAGGAAGCCCTGCTTCAGCCTGTGCATCAGCAGCCAGAAAAGTGCCTAACAACAATATAAGTATCTTCATCAATTTTTACCCACTCCCTTAGCGACTTATTTTTTCTTTGGTAGTTTTGTAATGAGGTCGTCGATATTTTGACCTTGTTCTTGCGTTTTGATAATGAGATCAGCAATCAAAGCTGACGTTGCAGCCTCTTTTTTTTCTTGTTCGACTTCATGCAATTTGATGGTGGTAATGGAGGCATCAATTTTCTCAACCGCACTCGATGAATCTAACAGCAGACTATCTAGTTGCTGTTTAGTCTCATAGGCGTTGATTGCTAGTGCTACGACGGCGATTGATAAAACAGTATTGATCACCGAGCTAATTTTGGTTTGCATGCTAAATCCTGAAAGTTGTGAATGTGATTGGGAACTACAGGACGGAATTGCCTGAGTGCTTATTTTACTCGATACAGGCAACTTAACGTCACGTACGACGATAATTTAATTGCTGGCAATGCTTGGTTTGGCGCGTATTAAATCAGGCTAGATTATTCTATGACGCTTCAAATGCAAAGGAGTTGCCTTAGATGAGGATCTTTCAATTGATTGCATTGGTATCAATGCGAATTTGTTTGATGATGTTGCAAGTCTTATGATTAAATTCATTTCAATTTCATCACTCTGTCTATTTAACTTTCAAAAGGAATTGTATGCAAAATAAATCCATTATCCTGCTTACAGGAGGAGGTTATGACAAGGTCACCGTTGGCGTTCGAGATGCAGACGAGCCCAAAGCCGGTGAGATAACGGTTCGTTTGCATGCGAACTCACTGAATTATCATGACTTTGCCGTTGTAAGCGGGATGTGGGGCCCCTCTGAAGCCAGAATTCCAATGGCTGATGGCGCTGGTGTTGTGACTGCGGTGGGAGATGGTGTTTCGGATTTTGTGGTCGGCGATCATGTCGTCAGTACATTTTTCCCGACCTGGCTTGCTGGGGAGCCGCTTGTTGAGGGATTTGCAACCACGCCGGGCGATGGGGTT from Candidatus Methylopumilus turicensis encodes the following:
- a CDS encoding toxin-antitoxin system YwqK family antitoxin translates to MKTLSHYVITLAMTLFFVLSISTSFAQTIFDKNFTGVQKEHYADGKPKYEVNVIKGKKQGLETFWYASGGLYIQTNYLDDKEDGVWKQWYENGQIKLEANYKAGLEHGTFTLWYENGQKRVQSTLVNGKKEGEETAWNKDGSLKYKSTYIDGKEVK
- a CDS encoding sodium-dependent bicarbonate transport family permease, which encodes MHNFLDPAILFFIFGVSAGLLKSNLEIPQPVTRFLSLYLLMALGLKGGFALHQSGITAEITLVLGSAILLAVLVPLLAYALLSHHLNKLDAAAIAATYGSISAVTFITATQTLDLADIQYGGYMAAAMALMESPAIILAIILANKARSSTSADRHQGKGLSKILHESFTDGGQILLLGSMLVGYLSGDAGHTVMAPFSIDLFKGMLSFFLLDMGLQAAKSFGYLKNTPKLTLVYGLVAPFVHASIALIISKLLGFGLGETILLMVLAASASYIAVPAVLKHALPEVKPALYMGMSLGITFPLNILIGIPVYTYLAKTFL
- a CDS encoding LysR family transcriptional regulator; amino-acid sequence: MNISFRQLRLFKAFAETGSVTAAAKLMHVTQPTASMQLKDLSNAVGLPLFEFVGKKVYLTEAGKKLAVTAQSIAQEWEAFDQTISSIKGLERGTLKISVVSTAKYFIPKLVGNFCADHPGVDIALEVLNRDAVIARLENNLDDMAIMTQPPAHLEIQDEVFLDNPLVCIAAKNHPLVGKKISLNDIAHEFFVMREVGSGTRMSCDLFFKNKRISPNVRLTLGSNEAIKHAVGSGLGLSIVSMHSLTEHDLKVLVSVLNMSDFPIKSQWHIVSLKGKKMSPIAQIFHDHLLEKVSEINESLEHIY